A part of Podarcis muralis chromosome 15, rPodMur119.hap1.1, whole genome shotgun sequence genomic DNA contains:
- the LOC114585186 gene encoding putative FXYD domain-containing ion transport regulator 8 has protein sequence METGLIFLCSLLVPAMLVDVTDQEKEKDPFNYDYQTLRIGGLVFAVVFFTVGILLILSRRCRCSFNQKPSNRSTKSRELNRNYEVSFPERKTMADERLPETAVDKFSYDYETIRNGGLIFAVVAFLIGLAIILSRRFRCGGKRKRRQGDDEDDAV, from the exons ATGGAAACGGGGCTGATCTTTCTCTGCTCTCTGCTGGTTCCAGCGATGCTGGTGGATG TGACTGatcaagagaaggaaaaagaccCCTTTAACTATG aCTACCAGACCCTTCGGATCGGTGGCTTGGTTTTCGCTGTGGTCTTCTTCACTGTGGGGATCCTCCTTATACTGA GCAGAAGATGTAGGTGCAGTTTCAACCAAAAGCCAAG caACAGGAGCACAAAAAGCAGAGAACTGAACAGAAATTACGAGGTGAGCTTTCCAGAGAGGAA AACGATGGCAGACG AAAGGCTCCCCGAGACCGCGGTTGACAAATTCTCTTACG ATTATGAAACCATTCGCAATGGGGGCCTGATCTTTGCGGTTGTGGCCTTTCTGATTGGACTTGCCATCATCCTCA GTCGGCGTTTCCGTTGTGGAGGAAAGAGGAAGCGAAG ACAAGGAGATGATGAAGATGACGCAGTCTGA